In Myxococcales bacterium, the following proteins share a genomic window:
- a CDS encoding tetratricopeptide repeat protein: MANATDLELALKAVRSAPHLHPSWDEAEQAATGQDPGNGPTTIVALYREILASRPGPEVAEIVGQRAVAFCDEWFGDDPRVLEGVLLAVLEAAPDAEAPVERLSMTYTVAERWDDILGLYESLCDRSVDSLRQIRLLQEAAQLAKDVANRPEQAIGYMQRLLRLTPDDGQLRAGLERLLERHERWHDLIALWQRQLDTQTRREREKTLTRIATCWLEQVGDETQALAVARRLLSEAESDHDACAFLERIVQSKQAKRPIRDGAIELLRSHYEGSGRPRDVVRVLELAINADPAGSHLLREEAASRLAELGNDDAALEHYAQLLLALPDSSVTLERLRLVSQRSGQWERYAQAVLAAALTAKAGRRVELFTEAARTRLDLLGDAEGATALYLQTLQTPDLSEHDELTVQRRLGELYSRANKTEAQLDTLERLAQLEPGEATKRGLLGEAARLAESLGDADRALALWQRRFELDPSDTSPLDSRIYLLQAAGRFDELIESLGARAAATKNDIQRRADLMTIAKLWQHQLGDREQATAAWQRVITETGDDPEATSALGELLAKAERWGEMAELFARAASRETSRQLSEILALGDAYAHHLAQPAQALAAYRHVLALAPGNPRARAGLLALVETPATRAQATQTLVDSFQQSGEWAQLLGLLPHRLSDARDEREQLRLRREAAAMQVEYLRDAAGALANLAACLPLAPSDATLLAQVISLAHQTDAWEVAATSIENAINTFTGAVESETDAADIARLAMRLGDIYENELEQAGPAIAAYRQVLSYEKSHLGAATAIIRLAPKQHGWDHAAAALVGNAVAKDVLHPELVAGYGKAADDSNNFAAATAALETALSNGSLAADLEAKVRQQLAQWHLEGNNDTASALRCLRQAIARTPDRVELLGAIRRIEQAQPASAARLTTLRRLAELLPADLTVLGDAIAVADDIGDQAALIDLLAQQFARVAAQWRIHGTGASVPAILAQGKATPPPASNKSAARIGRRSSSPVSRFEGATQPPSPIEQLANATASRLVDALLAQGSFAQAFEQLTEAARLPFAPGVRRSLRVQAANIALGKLGDAALAADMYVSILREDPHQPEALAALGEIYAREDKHAELIAIRRHQVAESADVGERVGLRLEMAKSMGIVEGRSGRVEVLLANLEDAPGHAASMDALAELLRQRGELSRLALLFEREARKLEVLGDMKPAAGLWRHYAQIAEIDLGEPDRAIAGHRRVVALAPTADSLRSLARLQMERKQPAQALPWFESLLGTTTGPERIEVVIQLARVHADVGQPERAASVIEKALPEFNDSIELRSLLATIYRQLARWRDLAELLTGSLDLVADDQATAFAREAAEIYSQRLGEPGNAVPALLRALVQDPNDRVLRTGLAAAYRAAKQFKEARDVIGALIAEYGRRRTPDRAELHVELGRIAWAEGNQEEALTELEQAARMDVNSAAIQLELAQLAKRAGQIDRAERNYRALLLVVRRQASPDELEAVGQSEVLYELHKLAEARGEAAQSKELLQSATEAAVASNIEVRRLRRSMLAHGDRERLLQIIDRRLSMSGATGNGPLLTDKADLLIDMGRGSEALEALIAALQGSPADIDIRDRARKLAKEQGAQKLYVDSVVAISERLRRQDDPPIVSALLLSAAEALEHDAGDLRAASKLYHRVELLGIHLAEAYGGLARIAGELGDDEEQARVLDAMMQVAGPGAADPSAAQLDAMYRLAEVFASHPQRRKQSVDLLERAFTVEPRWAQVGRTLRVITDAGGDERALAFYGKVAQQAGDLDVLLDYLEKKSQTADVAGAELERAVEIAQELGRHEKVDALLARATAQAKDGKLDASQTAWAYVTSSRHALRKGDATGSFALLLAAAPLAEGAIIEKLANDIITSITVNAGGHSKGAGADVHVRVLEFLQERRPHDPDIWRPLVTLYHERGNDEALTQLLGRVMPQLTDVDERNDLRLEQARYLLARPGGYEQAITLLKEVLQDNPDHAEAATLFEATLEKSGDRDGLAAYLSQQFDDAIARGAKESTSRLAVRLASISRPHARESLFRRALAIAPADRAILHGLLEALPADADPREKAQLSERLLAVEEPAEVAVLASKVAELWRLAGDSAATKRVLETALQAAPEDRLIRTQLENWYAESGDLGGLARLHLADGKRNAKVEAAVESLRDAARIYRDSLSQLPEAIEALTLANQRAPHDATVIAELADALVAARRSPEADALLETALARPDFSPPVVAALTTTRATVLMELGRLEDALALYESAYQVAPAASYEALAAGYARARLAAASKKDAPRERELLFKEGHLHVTHHDHEGARELLTAWTGAHGDDIEALQLLRDIDVKSGNWDGVLAASAKLALVCTGSDQVEAALRTAEAAQKLGREQDAIETLQRVHEAQPGAAQLRARLRDYYTSKELFEPLAALHIVDAAHATSPAERFTNLRRAAEIYLYNVGSPEAATGPAQQALAVFPEDHALAMLLVDVLIASGKTDEAATTLEASINAHKKRTPELAALQQRMGRVCGALGDKEAQLGWLKKAFDVDRKSSEIAAELAQLATEAGDYELALKPLRAIALMENPQPVTRPMALLWEAKIENARGNRAKAELWAKKALREDPSFADAQTFLAELGA, from the coding sequence ATGGCTAACGCAACCGATCTCGAACTCGCGCTCAAAGCCGTCCGCAGCGCGCCGCATCTGCATCCGAGTTGGGACGAAGCCGAGCAGGCCGCGACGGGGCAAGATCCCGGCAACGGGCCGACGACGATCGTCGCGCTTTATCGCGAGATCTTAGCCTCACGGCCTGGCCCCGAGGTCGCGGAGATCGTTGGCCAGCGCGCCGTTGCCTTTTGCGACGAGTGGTTTGGCGACGACCCGCGCGTGCTCGAGGGCGTCTTGCTCGCCGTGCTCGAGGCCGCGCCCGACGCCGAGGCGCCCGTCGAGCGCTTGTCGATGACGTACACCGTCGCCGAGCGATGGGACGATATTCTTGGGCTCTATGAATCGCTCTGCGATCGCAGCGTCGATTCGCTGCGCCAGATCCGCCTCTTGCAAGAGGCGGCGCAACTGGCCAAGGACGTCGCCAATCGGCCCGAGCAGGCCATTGGCTACATGCAGCGCCTGCTGCGCCTGACGCCCGATGACGGCCAATTGCGCGCGGGTCTCGAACGCTTGCTCGAGCGCCATGAACGCTGGCACGATCTCATCGCGCTGTGGCAGCGTCAACTCGATACGCAAACGCGTCGTGAACGCGAAAAAACCCTAACCCGCATCGCGACCTGTTGGCTTGAGCAAGTCGGCGACGAGACGCAGGCGCTCGCCGTGGCGCGTCGGCTCCTAAGCGAAGCCGAGTCCGATCATGATGCGTGCGCGTTTCTCGAGCGCATCGTGCAAAGCAAGCAAGCCAAGCGCCCCATTCGCGACGGCGCGATCGAGCTGCTCCGTTCGCACTACGAGGGCTCGGGGCGGCCGCGCGACGTCGTGCGCGTGCTCGAACTAGCGATCAACGCCGATCCTGCCGGCAGCCACCTGCTACGCGAAGAAGCTGCATCGCGCTTGGCCGAGCTAGGCAACGACGATGCCGCGCTTGAGCATTATGCGCAGCTGCTGCTGGCCCTGCCCGACTCCAGCGTGACGCTTGAACGCCTCCGCCTCGTCTCGCAACGCAGTGGGCAATGGGAGCGCTATGCGCAGGCCGTGCTCGCCGCCGCGCTCACCGCCAAGGCCGGGCGCCGCGTCGAATTGTTCACCGAGGCCGCGCGGACGCGCCTCGATTTACTCGGCGATGCCGAGGGCGCGACGGCGTTGTATCTGCAAACGCTGCAGACCCCCGACCTAAGCGAGCACGACGAGCTGACGGTGCAACGTCGCTTGGGCGAGCTCTACAGCCGCGCCAACAAGACGGAAGCGCAACTCGACACCTTGGAACGCCTAGCGCAGCTCGAGCCCGGCGAAGCGACCAAGCGCGGCTTGCTCGGCGAGGCGGCACGTCTGGCCGAATCGCTCGGCGATGCAGATCGCGCGTTGGCGTTGTGGCAGCGGCGCTTTGAGCTCGATCCAAGCGACACGTCGCCGCTCGATTCAAGGATCTATTTGCTGCAGGCCGCGGGCCGTTTTGACGAGCTGATCGAGTCGCTAGGCGCGCGGGCCGCCGCCACCAAGAACGACATCCAACGGCGCGCCGATCTCATGACGATTGCCAAGCTGTGGCAACACCAACTCGGCGACCGCGAGCAGGCCACCGCGGCGTGGCAACGCGTGATCACCGAGACCGGCGACGACCCCGAGGCGACCTCGGCGCTGGGCGAGTTGTTAGCCAAGGCCGAACGATGGGGCGAGATGGCGGAGCTCTTCGCCCGCGCGGCGAGCCGAGAAACCTCGCGTCAGCTGAGCGAGATCTTGGCGCTCGGCGACGCATATGCGCACCATCTCGCGCAACCTGCCCAGGCGCTGGCGGCGTATCGCCACGTGCTCGCGCTGGCACCCGGCAACCCGCGCGCGCGCGCCGGCCTCTTGGCGTTGGTCGAGACGCCCGCAACGCGGGCGCAAGCGACGCAGACGCTTGTTGATAGCTTTCAGCAAAGCGGCGAATGGGCGCAACTATTGGGCCTCTTGCCGCATCGCCTCAGCGACGCGCGCGACGAGCGTGAACAGCTGCGCCTGCGCCGCGAGGCCGCGGCCATGCAAGTCGAGTATTTGCGCGATGCCGCCGGCGCCCTCGCCAACTTGGCGGCGTGCCTCCCCTTGGCGCCAAGCGACGCCACCCTGCTCGCGCAAGTGATCTCTCTGGCGCATCAAACCGATGCGTGGGAAGTCGCGGCTACGAGCATCGAGAACGCCATCAACACCTTCACTGGCGCGGTCGAGTCCGAAACGGATGCGGCCGATATTGCGCGCCTCGCGATGCGGCTGGGCGACATCTATGAAAATGAGCTAGAACAGGCGGGGCCCGCGATTGCGGCGTATCGCCAAGTGCTCTCCTATGAGAAGTCGCATCTTGGCGCCGCCACGGCGATCATTAGGCTAGCCCCCAAGCAGCACGGGTGGGACCACGCCGCGGCGGCGTTGGTTGGCAACGCCGTGGCCAAGGACGTGCTGCATCCCGAGCTCGTCGCCGGCTATGGCAAGGCTGCCGATGACAGCAATAATTTTGCCGCGGCGACGGCGGCCCTGGAGACGGCGCTAAGCAACGGCTCGCTCGCCGCCGACCTCGAGGCCAAGGTGCGACAGCAACTGGCGCAATGGCATCTCGAAGGCAACAACGACACGGCCAGCGCCTTGCGCTGTTTGCGCCAGGCGATCGCGCGCACCCCCGATCGCGTGGAGCTGCTGGGGGCCATCCGGCGCATCGAGCAGGCGCAGCCTGCCTCGGCCGCGCGGCTCACCACCTTGCGTCGCCTCGCGGAGCTCTTGCCTGCCGACCTCACCGTGCTCGGCGACGCCATCGCCGTCGCCGACGACATTGGCGATCAAGCCGCGTTGATCGATTTGCTGGCGCAGCAGTTCGCGCGCGTCGCCGCGCAATGGCGTATTCATGGCACCGGCGCCAGCGTCCCGGCCATCCTTGCCCAAGGCAAGGCTACGCCGCCGCCGGCGAGCAACAAGAGTGCCGCGCGCATCGGGCGGCGCTCATCGTCGCCGGTGTCGCGCTTTGAGGGCGCGACGCAACCTCCCAGCCCCATCGAGCAGCTCGCCAACGCAACGGCCAGCCGCTTGGTCGACGCGTTGCTGGCGCAGGGCTCATTTGCCCAGGCATTTGAGCAGCTCACCGAAGCCGCGCGCTTGCCGTTTGCGCCCGGCGTTCGGCGATCCTTGCGGGTGCAAGCCGCCAACATCGCGCTGGGCAAGCTCGGCGACGCCGCGCTCGCCGCGGACATGTACGTCTCGATCTTGCGCGAAGACCCGCATCAACCCGAGGCGCTCGCCGCCCTCGGCGAGATTTATGCGCGCGAAGACAAGCATGCCGAGCTGATCGCCATCCGCCGCCACCAAGTCGCGGAGAGCGCCGACGTGGGCGAACGCGTGGGCCTGCGGCTCGAAATGGCCAAGAGCATGGGCATCGTCGAAGGCCGCTCGGGCCGCGTCGAGGTGCTCCTGGCAAATCTCGAAGACGCGCCCGGTCACGCCGCCTCAATGGACGCGCTCGCAGAGCTCTTGCGCCAACGTGGCGAGCTAAGCCGCCTGGCCCTCTTGTTCGAACGCGAGGCCCGCAAGCTCGAGGTGCTGGGCGACATGAAGCCCGCCGCGGGCCTATGGCGGCACTACGCGCAAATCGCCGAGATCGACCTCGGCGAGCCAGACCGCGCGATCGCGGGCCATCGCCGCGTCGTCGCGTTGGCGCCAACCGCCGACTCGCTGCGATCGCTAGCGCGGCTGCAGATGGAGCGCAAGCAACCCGCCCAAGCGCTGCCGTGGTTTGAAAGCCTGCTTGGCACGACGACCGGGCCTGAACGCATCGAGGTCGTCATCCAGCTCGCGCGGGTCCACGCCGATGTCGGCCAACCCGAACGCGCCGCCAGCGTAATCGAAAAAGCCCTCCCCGAATTTAACGATTCGATCGAGCTGCGCAGCCTGCTGGCGACGATTTATCGCCAGCTCGCGCGATGGCGCGACCTCGCCGAGCTCTTGACGGGCAGCCTTGACTTAGTCGCCGATGACCAGGCCACGGCGTTTGCGCGTGAGGCCGCAGAGATCTATAGCCAGCGCCTCGGCGAGCCCGGCAATGCGGTGCCCGCGCTGCTCCGCGCGCTGGTCCAAGATCCAAACGATCGCGTGCTACGAACCGGGCTCGCCGCCGCCTATCGCGCGGCCAAACAGTTCAAGGAGGCGCGCGACGTGATCGGCGCGCTCATCGCCGAATACGGACGTCGCCGCACGCCGGATCGCGCCGAGCTACACGTGGAGTTAGGCCGCATCGCGTGGGCCGAGGGCAATCAAGAGGAGGCCCTTACGGAACTCGAACAAGCGGCGCGCATGGACGTCAACAGCGCGGCGATCCAGCTTGAGCTCGCGCAATTGGCCAAGCGCGCCGGCCAGATCGATCGCGCCGAACGCAATTATCGCGCGCTTCTGCTCGTCGTACGCCGTCAAGCCAGCCCCGACGAACTTGAAGCCGTCGGCCAAAGCGAGGTGCTCTACGAACTCCACAAGCTGGCCGAGGCGCGCGGCGAGGCGGCGCAAAGCAAGGAGCTGCTGCAGAGCGCGACCGAGGCGGCCGTGGCCTCAAATATCGAGGTCAGGCGCCTGCGGCGATCCATGCTCGCGCATGGCGATCGCGAGCGCTTGCTACAGATTATCGACCGTCGCCTGAGCATGTCGGGCGCCACCGGCAACGGCCCCTTGCTCACCGACAAGGCCGATCTCCTCATCGACATGGGACGCGGCAGTGAGGCGCTCGAGGCGCTCATCGCCGCCTTGCAAGGCAGCCCCGCCGACATCGACATACGCGATCGCGCGCGCAAGCTTGCCAAGGAGCAAGGCGCGCAAAAACTCTACGTCGACAGCGTCGTCGCGATCAGCGAGCGGCTGCGTCGCCAAGACGATCCGCCCATCGTGTCGGCGCTGCTGCTGTCTGCGGCCGAGGCGCTCGAACACGATGCCGGCGACCTCCGCGCGGCCTCCAAGCTCTACCACCGCGTCGAGCTGCTGGGCATTCATCTCGCCGAGGCGTACGGAGGCTTGGCACGCATTGCCGGCGAACTCGGTGACGACGAAGAGCAGGCGCGCGTGCTCGATGCGATGATGCAAGTCGCCGGCCCTGGCGCCGCCGATCCGAGCGCGGCGCAGCTGGACGCCATGTACCGCTTGGCCGAGGTGTTTGCCTCGCACCCACAGCGGCGCAAGCAAAGCGTCGATTTACTCGAGCGCGCCTTTACGGTCGAGCCTCGATGGGCTCAGGTGGGGCGCACCCTGCGCGTCATCACGGATGCCGGTGGCGACGAGCGCGCGTTGGCGTTTTACGGCAAGGTGGCGCAGCAGGCCGGTGATCTCGATGTCCTGCTCGACTACCTCGAAAAGAAATCGCAGACGGCCGACGTTGCCGGCGCCGAGCTCGAGCGCGCGGTTGAGATTGCGCAGGAGCTAGGTCGCCACGAAAAAGTCGATGCGCTGCTGGCGCGGGCCACCGCCCAGGCCAAGGACGGCAAGCTCGACGCTTCGCAAACTGCGTGGGCCTACGTCACCTCCTCGCGCCACGCGCTGCGCAAAGGCGACGCGACCGGATCGTTCGCGTTGCTGCTCGCCGCGGCCCCCTTGGCCGAAGGCGCGATCATCGAAAAGCTGGCAAACGATATTATCACGTCCATCACCGTCAACGCAGGCGGCCACAGCAAGGGCGCGGGTGCCGACGTCCATGTCCGCGTGCTTGAGTTCTTGCAAGAACGGCGGCCACACGATCCAGACATCTGGAGGCCACTCGTCACCCTCTACCACGAACGCGGCAACGACGAAGCGCTGACTCAATTGCTTGGCCGCGTCATGCCGCAGCTCACCGATGTTGACGAGCGCAACGACTTGCGCCTCGAACAAGCGCGCTACCTGCTCGCGCGCCCGGGCGGCTACGAGCAAGCCATTACGTTGCTCAAAGAGGTGCTGCAAGACAACCCAGATCACGCCGAGGCGGCCACCCTCTTTGAGGCAACCCTCGAAAAATCCGGCGACCGCGATGGGCTGGCCGCCTATTTGTCACAACAGTTTGATGACGCGATCGCGCGCGGCGCCAAGGAATCGACCAGCCGCCTCGCGGTGCGCTTGGCGTCCATCTCGAGGCCACATGCGCGCGAGTCCCTGTTCAGGCGGGCCTTGGCGATTGCGCCCGCCGACCGCGCGATCCTGCACGGCCTGTTAGAGGCGCTGCCGGCGGATGCGGATCCTCGTGAAAAGGCGCAGCTCAGCGAGCGTTTGTTGGCCGTGGAAGAGCCAGCCGAAGTCGCCGTGCTTGCGAGCAAGGTCGCCGAGCTATGGCGCCTGGCCGGCGACAGCGCGGCCACCAAGCGGGTGCTCGAGACCGCGCTGCAAGCCGCACCTGAAGATCGCCTGATTCGCACCCAGCTCGAGAACTGGTACGCCGAGTCAGGTGATCTTGGCGGGCTGGCGCGACTCCACCTGGCGGACGGTAAGCGCAACGCCAAGGTCGAGGCGGCGGTCGAAAGCCTGCGCGATGCGGCGCGGATCTATCGCGATTCCTTGTCGCAACTGCCCGAGGCGATCGAGGCCCTCACGCTGGCTAATCAACGCGCACCCCACGACGCGACGGTGATCGCCGAACTTGCCGATGCCCTCGTGGCGGCGCGGCGCAGCCCGGAGGCAGACGCGTTGCTTGAGACGGCGCTGGCCCGTCCAGACTTTTCCCCACCGGTCGTCGCCGCCTTGACGACGACGCGCGCGACCGTGTTGATGGAGCTTGGGCGCCTAGAGGACGCGCTGGCCTTGTATGAAAGTGCGTATCAAGTGGCGCCAGCGGCGAGCTACGAGGCCTTGGCCGCGGGCTACGCGCGTGCGCGGCTGGCCGCGGCAAGCAAAAAAGATGCGCCCCGTGAGCGCGAGTTGCTGTTTAAGGAAGGTCACCTTCACGTCACCCACCACGACCATGAAGGTGCCCGCGAACTTTTAACTGCGTGGACGGGGGCCCACGGCGATGACATTGAAGCCTTGCAGCTCCTGCGCGACATCGATGTAAAGTCTGGCAATTGGGATGGCGTGTTGGCCGCGAGCGCCAAGCTTGCCCTGGTATGTACGGGGAGCGACCAAGTCGAGGCCGCGTTGCGAACGGCCGAGGCCGCGCAAAAGCTAGGTCGCGAACAGGACGCCATCGAAACGCTCCAACGCGTTCACGAGGCGCAACCTGGCGCGGCGCAGCTGCGCGCCCGCTTACGCGACTACTATACCAGCAAGGAGCTATTTGAACCGCTGGCGGCCCTTCACATCGTTGATGCCGCGCACGCCACAAGCCCCGCGGAACGCTTCACAAATCTCAGGCGCGCCGCGGAAATCTACCTTTACAATGTAGGCAGTCCCGAGGCCGCCACCGGCCCGGCGCAGCAAGCGCTTGCCGTCTTTCCCGAAGACCACGCGCTGGCGATGTTGCTCGTCGACGTGCTAATTGCCTCGGGCAAGACCGACGAGGCGGCCACGACGCTGGAGGCCTCGATCAATGCCCACAAGAAGCGCACGCCCGAGCTCGCGGCGTTGCAGCAGCGCATGGGGCGCGTGTGTGGCGCGCTGGGCGATAAGGAGGCCCAACTCGGCTGGCTCAAAAAGGCATTCGATGTCGACCGCAAAAGCTCCGAGATTGCCGCCGAGCTGGCGCAGCTCGCGACCGAGGCCGGCGACTATGAGCTCGCGCTCAAGCCGCTGCGCGCGATCGCGCTGATGGAAAACCCCCAGCCCGTCACACGGCCGATGGCACTTTTATGGGAGGCGAAAATTGAAAATGCCCGCGGCAACCGCGCCAAGGCCGAGCTGTGGGCCAAGAAGGCCTTGCGCGAAGATCCGTCGTTTGCCGACGCGCAGACCTTTCTCGCCGAGCTAGGAGCGTAG
- a CDS encoding deoxyribodipyrimidine photolyase yields the protein MRRDQASIPTGLATRVAHANAQPVNSAGRYVLYWMIAARRTTYHPGLEHALSWCARLGRPLLVLEALRLDYPWASARLHAFVMAGMRDNAAAFAAAEIAYLPYVEPTPGSGKGLLRRLAHDACVVVTDEFPCFFLPSAVRAAAAQAPVALETVDSNGIMPLRAFPRAYTTAASFRWAWQKVIAPYLIHFPAAAPLLSTQANVARGGCIPDDVLARWPAAALAAPGAANALAAQLPIDQGVAISPIGGGPVAAAAACTRFIEARLARYATDRSQPDAEAASGLSPYLHFGHISTHEVVAALMRAVDWTPALVGTKANGRREGWWNLPDAPQAFLDELITWRELGYGYCFHTPDYASYASLPAWALATLKKHAADPRPHLYSPAQLDAAQTHDALWNAAQRQLRGEGIIQNYLRMLWGKKILEWSPTPQAALATMVDLNNRYALDGRNPNSYSGIFWTLGRFDRAWGPERQIFGSVRYMSSENTARKLSLKAYLRRWGTQSGFTYN from the coding sequence ATGCGTCGCGATCAAGCTTCGATACCAACTGGCCTGGCCACGCGCGTCGCGCACGCAAACGCGCAGCCGGTGAATTCGGCGGGGCGCTACGTCTTGTATTGGATGATTGCGGCGCGGCGCACCACCTATCATCCCGGCCTGGAGCACGCGCTGTCGTGGTGTGCGCGGCTTGGCCGGCCGCTGCTCGTGCTGGAGGCGCTTCGGCTGGACTACCCATGGGCGAGCGCACGCCTACATGCGTTCGTCATGGCAGGCATGCGCGACAACGCGGCGGCCTTCGCGGCGGCCGAAATTGCATATCTACCTTACGTCGAGCCCACACCAGGGTCCGGCAAAGGGTTGTTGAGGCGGCTGGCACACGACGCCTGCGTCGTGGTGACCGACGAATTTCCCTGCTTCTTTTTGCCGTCGGCGGTGCGCGCGGCCGCGGCGCAGGCGCCGGTGGCGCTCGAAACCGTCGACAGCAATGGCATCATGCCGCTGCGCGCATTTCCGCGCGCCTACACCACCGCCGCCTCATTTCGCTGGGCGTGGCAAAAGGTGATCGCGCCGTATTTGATCCATTTTCCCGCGGCCGCGCCGCTGCTATCGACGCAGGCGAACGTCGCGCGCGGAGGCTGCATCCCAGACGATGTGCTAGCGCGCTGGCCGGCGGCCGCGCTCGCCGCGCCTGGCGCTGCAAATGCGCTGGCGGCGCAACTACCCATCGATCAAGGCGTCGCCATATCGCCCATCGGCGGCGGCCCCGTCGCGGCGGCTGCCGCGTGCACGCGCTTCATCGAAGCGCGCCTGGCCCGCTACGCAACCGACCGCAGTCAGCCCGATGCGGAGGCCGCTAGCGGGCTTTCGCCATACCTGCATTTTGGTCATATCTCGACGCATGAGGTGGTTGCCGCGCTGATGCGCGCCGTCGATTGGACGCCGGCCTTGGTGGGTACCAAGGCAAATGGTCGCCGCGAGGGATGGTGGAATCTGCCTGACGCGCCGCAGGCCTTCCTTGATGAACTCATCACGTGGCGAGAGCTTGGGTATGGCTATTGCTTCCACACGCCGGACTATGCGAGCTACGCGTCGCTGCCCGCGTGGGCCTTAGCGACGCTTAAAAAACACGCGGCAGACCCCCGGCCCCATCTCTACAGTCCCGCGCAGCTCGACGCGGCCCAGACGCATGATGCGCTATGGAATGCGGCGCAGCGCCAGCTTCGCGGTGAAGGCATCATTCAGAATTACCTCCGCATGTTGTGGGGGAAAAAAATCTTGGAATGGTCTCCCACCCCCCAGGCGGCGCTGGCGACCATGGTGGACTTAAATAACCGCTACGCGCTCGATGGGCGCAACCCCAATTCGTACTCCGGCATTTTTTGGACGCTCGGTCGCTTTGATCGCGCCTGGGGGCCCGAGCGCCAGATCTTTGGATCGGTGCGCTATATGTCGTCCGAGAACACCGCGCGCAAGCTGTCGCTCAAAGCGTATCTGCGGCGGTGGGGCACACAGAGCGGTTTTACCTACAATTAG
- a CDS encoding PQQ-dependent sugar dehydrogenase, with translation MKSLAASRFSLATTLVAAAFGLAAACDSGGDTPNPPNPPFPPFPQPGFCEPSSSGALTLQPIVTDLNAPVYVTAPLADERLYVVERGGKIRVWDDGQVATTPFIDVSGDIATSDEEQGLLSLAFHPDFAANGRAFIFYTRTDRALVVEEYLANSDGTSATAQGILIEAEHSGATNHNGGTVAFGPDGLLYISMGEGPDNAQDEQTQLGKILRIDVDGAAPYAIPEGNPWAGTNTGAEEMYAWGLRNPWRFGFDPANGNLLIGDVGQGDFEEINLVTPAAPGLNFGWPLVEGDLCRSPGNCDGDFTAPLHMYNRTQTSQCSVIGGSVYRGNCLTDLQGRYFFGDYCTGEINSFTISGNATSGLTSHTSALDPDGDLLGTLVSFGSDGFGELYVVSIAGTIYRVARP, from the coding sequence ATGAAATCTCTCGCCGCTAGCCGTTTTTCTCTCGCCACGACCTTGGTCGCGGCGGCCTTCGGCCTTGCGGCAGCATGCGACTCTGGCGGCGACACGCCCAATCCGCCAAATCCGCCGTTCCCTCCCTTCCCGCAACCGGGCTTTTGCGAGCCGAGCAGCAGCGGCGCGCTCACCTTGCAGCCCATCGTTACCGATCTGAATGCGCCGGTTTATGTCACGGCGCCGCTGGCAGACGAGCGCCTCTATGTCGTTGAACGCGGTGGCAAGATTCGCGTGTGGGATGACGGGCAAGTCGCGACCACGCCCTTTATCGACGTCAGCGGCGACATCGCGACCAGCGATGAAGAGCAAGGGCTGCTAAGCCTCGCGTTTCATCCCGATTTTGCCGCTAACGGCCGCGCCTTTATTTTCTATACCCGCACCGATCGCGCGCTCGTGGTCGAAGAGTATTTAGCTAACAGCGATGGCACCTCGGCAACCGCGCAAGGCATCCTGATCGAGGCCGAGCACAGCGGCGCCACCAACCACAACGGCGGTACCGTTGCGTTTGGCCCCGATGGGCTGCTCTATATCTCCATGGGCGAGGGGCCGGACAACGCTCAAGACGAGCAGACCCAACTCGGCAAGATTTTGCGCATTGACGTCGATGGCGCGGCGCCTTATGCCATTCCCGAAGGCAACCCCTGGGCCGGCACCAACACCGGCGCCGAAGAGATGTACGCGTGGGGGTTGCGCAATCCGTGGCGCTTTGGTTTTGACCCGGCGAACGGGAACTTGCTTATTGGCGACGTCGGCCAAGGCGATTTCGAAGAAATTAATCTCGTGACTCCTGCGGCGCCAGGGCTGAACTTCGGCTGGCCCCTAGTCGAAGGCGACCTGTGCCGTTCCCCCGGCAATTGCGACGGCGACTTCACGGCACCGTTGCACATGTACAACCGCACGCAGACCTCGCAATGCTCGGTGATCGGCGGCAGTGTGTACCGCGGCAATTGCCTCACCGACCTGCAAGGGCGCTACTTCTTTGGCGACTACTGCACCGGGGAAATAAATAGCTTCACGATTTCGGGCAATGCCACCTCTGGCCTTACCTCGCACACGAGCGCGCTCGACCCAGATGGCGATTTGCTCGGCACGCTCGTGAGCTTTGGCAGCGATGGTTTTGGCGAGCTCTATGTCGTCTCGATTGCCGGCACCATCTATCGCGTTGCCCGCCCGTAG